A section of the Gloeobacter violaceus PCC 7421 genome encodes:
- a CDS encoding ABC transporter permease codes for MKALATAAAVSPWGVYSVWRRHADVYRITWLSNLLPPMSEPILYLFAFGAGLGPMIGSFEYLGSTLTYAQFLGPGMIAVAVLFQSFFEGAYASFIRLSFQKTWQALLTAPLSYTDVFLGDWLWATTKGVIGGSATGLVVVLLGLYPPVGLLYSLPVMVLGGMLFGACGLVTAGTVRIIDQVNLPTFLFIIPMFALSGTYFPRTNLPGVSRYFAEILPLAPVVDFLRWPYGLPSYWPWQLVGLVVLIAVAGSWAWWAIRQRIYL; via the coding sequence GTGAAAGCACTCGCAACTGCCGCCGCCGTCTCACCGTGGGGAGTCTACTCGGTCTGGCGCCGCCACGCGGATGTCTATCGGATCACGTGGCTCTCCAACTTGCTGCCGCCGATGAGCGAGCCGATTCTGTATCTGTTTGCCTTCGGTGCCGGGCTCGGTCCCATGATTGGTTCGTTCGAGTACCTGGGCAGCACGCTCACCTATGCGCAGTTTCTGGGTCCGGGGATGATCGCGGTGGCGGTGTTGTTCCAGTCGTTTTTTGAAGGGGCCTACGCCAGTTTTATTCGTCTGAGTTTCCAGAAGACCTGGCAGGCATTGCTCACGGCACCCTTGAGCTATACCGACGTGTTTTTGGGCGATTGGCTGTGGGCGACCACCAAGGGGGTCATCGGGGGATCCGCCACCGGGCTGGTGGTCGTGCTGCTGGGGCTCTATCCGCCGGTGGGGCTGCTCTATTCGCTGCCGGTGATGGTGCTGGGCGGCATGCTCTTCGGCGCCTGCGGTCTGGTGACGGCGGGTACGGTGCGGATTATCGACCAGGTCAATTTGCCGACGTTTTTGTTCATCATCCCGATGTTTGCCTTGAGCGGGACGTATTTTCCGCGCACCAACCTGCCGGGGGTGAGCCGCTACTTTGCCGAAATTTTGCCCTTGGCGCCGGTGGTCGATTTTCTGCGCTGGCCCTACGGGTTACCCAGCTACTGGCCCTGGCAACTCGTGGGGCTCGTCGTGCTGATTGCCGTCGCCGGAAGCTGGGCTTGGTGGGCAATCCGGCAGCGCATTTATTTGTGA
- a CDS encoding TetR/AcrR family transcriptional regulator, translating into MLSGVSAENEQTKNPPGRPRSSRADQAILGAAAELLAEVGYQAMSIEAVALRAGVSKPTIYRRYASKEELVADAIETLRQEVAIPDTGSLQTDIDSLLAEAIQMVQTPLARQTMAMIISSATSSPQFARIYATKYLMPRREAFGAILERAKARNEIRAATDNDLFFDFVSGIMFHALIFEPTAEPYEAYIRRAVRFLLGGAAVR; encoded by the coding sequence ATGCTTTCTGGGGTGAGCGCCGAGAACGAACAGACCAAAAATCCACCGGGCCGACCGCGCAGTTCGCGGGCCGACCAGGCTATTCTTGGAGCGGCGGCCGAACTGTTGGCGGAGGTCGGCTACCAGGCGATGAGCATCGAAGCCGTTGCCCTTCGCGCCGGGGTGAGCAAGCCGACCATCTACCGGCGGTACGCCTCCAAGGAAGAACTGGTCGCCGATGCCATCGAGACGTTGCGCCAGGAAGTGGCGATCCCGGATACCGGCAGCCTGCAGACGGACATCGACAGCTTGCTGGCAGAAGCGATTCAGATGGTGCAGACCCCGCTTGCCCGCCAGACGATGGCAATGATTATCAGTTCGGCGACGAGCAGTCCCCAGTTCGCCCGCATCTACGCGACAAAGTACTTGATGCCCCGCCGCGAAGCTTTCGGCGCCATCCTGGAGCGCGCCAAAGCCAGAAATGAGATCCGTGCGGCCACCGACAACGATCTGTTCTTCGACTTCGTAAGCGGGATCATGTTCCACGCATTGATTTTCGAACCCACAGCAGAGCCCTACGAGGCTTACATCCGGCGGGCCGTGCGATTTCTGCTGGGTGGCGCCGCTGTCCGATGA
- a CDS encoding RNA polymerase sigma-70 factor: protein MAAQRTAMDDLETFQQHRGMLFAIAYRMLGTVADAEDMVQETFLRWQQASAAGVQSQKSYLAAVVTRLSIDHLRSARVRREQYVGPWLPEPLAQTAADPLQQSELADSLSMAFLVLLESLSPLERAVFLLSEVFEYDHAEIARIVDKSPANCRQILRRARRHLAERQPRFRSSRPHSEKLVARFLQACSGGDLEGLLAVLAPEVTLVGDGGGKVAATIRPLQGAARVARFFVALRRRVGHFTLMPTVINGQSGIAFLVAGNLQSAMTFDITEAGIQTIYSVRNPEKLQRFAQSLGMPLPP, encoded by the coding sequence ATGGCCGCACAAAGGACAGCCATGGATGATCTGGAGACTTTCCAGCAGCATCGGGGAATGCTGTTCGCAATCGCCTACCGGATGCTCGGCACCGTCGCGGACGCCGAGGACATGGTGCAGGAGACATTCTTGCGCTGGCAGCAAGCATCCGCAGCAGGGGTGCAATCGCAAAAGTCTTACCTGGCCGCCGTCGTCACTCGCCTCAGTATCGACCACCTGCGCTCCGCCCGCGTTCGGCGCGAGCAGTATGTGGGACCGTGGCTGCCGGAACCGCTCGCGCAGACGGCCGCCGATCCGCTTCAGCAAAGCGAACTGGCCGATTCGCTGTCGATGGCGTTTCTGGTGCTGCTCGAAAGCCTTTCGCCGCTGGAGCGGGCGGTGTTCTTGCTCAGCGAGGTCTTCGAGTACGACCACGCTGAGATTGCCCGGATCGTGGATAAAAGCCCGGCCAACTGCCGCCAGATCCTCAGACGTGCCCGACGGCATCTGGCCGAGCGGCAGCCGCGCTTTCGATCGTCGCGCCCGCACAGCGAAAAGCTGGTGGCCCGGTTCCTCCAGGCCTGCTCCGGCGGGGATCTTGAAGGGCTGCTCGCGGTACTCGCCCCGGAGGTTACCCTGGTCGGGGATGGCGGCGGCAAAGTGGCAGCCACGATCCGGCCCCTGCAGGGAGCTGCCCGGGTGGCGCGGTTCTTCGTGGCCCTCAGGCGGCGGGTGGGCCACTTCACGCTCATGCCGACGGTGATCAACGGCCAGTCGGGGATCGCCTTTCTTGTCGCCGGAAATCTGCAGAGCGCCATGACTTTCGACATCACCGAAGCGGGTATCCAGACCATCTACAGCGTCCGCAATCCCGAGAAGCTGCAGCGGTTTGCCCAATCGCTGGGCATGCCGCTACCTCCCTGA
- a CDS encoding pentapeptide repeat-containing protein: protein MRSRQCVSCNLAGANLSNMDLSGVDLSFASLRAVNLRGSDLTGALLNGADLRGAKIEGANLTGVGCFNCQLGGASLRGATMAGMTLSNADLTGADLSNTDFARAGGLARSTIGAILPDGTICRPPATSPGVCPYR, encoded by the coding sequence ATGCGCTCTCGCCAGTGCGTCTCGTGTAACTTGGCTGGTGCAAATCTAAGCAATATGGATTTGAGCGGCGTGGATCTGAGTTTTGCAAGCCTTCGGGCGGTAAACCTTCGGGGCAGTGATCTGACAGGTGCATTGTTGAACGGAGCCGACTTACGCGGGGCGAAGATCGAAGGAGCTAACCTTACAGGCGTGGGATGCTTCAACTGTCAACTCGGTGGTGCGAGCTTGCGTGGGGCGACAATGGCTGGGATGACCCTTTCCAATGCCGATCTTACCGGAGCTGATTTGTCCAATACGGATTTTGCCAGGGCTGGCGGTCTTGCCAGGAGCACCATAGGGGCCATCCTCCCAGATGGTACTATTTGCCGTCCGCCTGCCACCAGTCCTGGCGTATGCCCTTACCGTTGA
- a CDS encoding carboxymuconolactone decarboxylase family protein: protein MDNRLAFENIEPAAYRALLGLGSYVESSGLDPKVLDLIKIRASQLNGCAFCLDMHTTEARKAGEAEQRLHALAAWREAPFFSPTERAALAFGEALTQMAQERIADAVYTELAQHFSQEDAGKLLMAVIAINAWNRLAVATGLVAGTQEQHFRQLRQRGILAGEAVK, encoded by the coding sequence ATGGACAACCGCCTTGCCTTTGAGAACATCGAACCTGCCGCCTACCGCGCCCTGCTGGGGCTGGGAAGTTACGTCGAAAGCAGCGGCCTCGACCCGAAGGTCCTGGATCTGATCAAGATTCGCGCCTCCCAACTGAACGGCTGCGCCTTTTGCCTCGACATGCACACGACCGAGGCTAGAAAAGCCGGAGAGGCGGAGCAACGCCTCCACGCCCTCGCCGCCTGGCGGGAAGCACCGTTTTTCTCCCCAACCGAACGCGCCGCGTTGGCCTTCGGCGAAGCGCTCACCCAGATGGCCCAGGAACGTATCGCCGATGCTGTGTACACGGAACTGGCCCAGCATTTTTCACAGGAGGATGCAGGCAAACTCCTGATGGCCGTTATCGCCATCAATGCCTGGAATCGGCTGGCCGTTGCCACGGGCCTGGTTGCGGGCACCCAGGAGCAACACTTTCGCCAACTGCGACAAAGGGGCATCCTGGCGGGTGAGGCGGTGAAGTAG